In Paenibacillus sp. J23TS9, a single genomic region encodes these proteins:
- a CDS encoding ArpU family phage packaging/lysis transcriptional regulator: MSFLPEIDRKRTQEAVEAILERYRMYKFLSFEDREANTTSSISDIPRSFTGTTSDQTASIAIYNVDTQAKQKAFCERVERVVKRMPRMEGFLIHERYMTNEHDYITDQHVYNHVFQPPVSEGKYSKIRWKAFYKLASNFDVLVEKTNLP; encoded by the coding sequence ATGAGCTTCTTGCCAGAAATTGATCGCAAAAGAACCCAGGAGGCCGTTGAAGCTATTCTTGAACGATACAGGATGTATAAGTTCCTCTCCTTTGAAGATCGTGAGGCAAATACGACATCTAGCATAAGTGATATTCCAAGGAGTTTCACAGGGACAACTAGTGATCAAACGGCCAGCATTGCAATTTATAATGTCGACACCCAGGCAAAACAAAAGGCCTTCTGTGAACGGGTCGAACGTGTCGTCAAAAGGATGCCTCGCATGGAGGGATTTCTGATCCATGAAAGGTACATGACTAATGAGCATGATTACATCACTGATCAGCATGTATATAATCATGTATTTCAGCCGCCGGTCAGTGAGGGGAAGTATAGCAAAATTCGCTGGAAAGCTTTTTATAAATTGGCTTCGAATTTTGATGTGCTTGTGGAAAAGACAAATTTACCTTGA